The following proteins are co-located in the Bacteroidota bacterium genome:
- a CDS encoding acyl-CoA desaturase produces MPVLIFFIAHWYLSLFTQTFFHHRYSAHKAFTMSKFWEKVFFVLSLIFQGSSYLSPKAYGIMHRMHHAYADTEKDPHSPIFSKNVFEMMWKTKKIYHDIFYNRLQLDKPFTERVPDWPAFDKFADFWPVRLFWVAFYIAFYVAFDASWWMYLTLLPIQFVMGPFHGAIINWFAHKIGYISYKVRNTSTNLLFFDFLMLGESYHNNHHKFPRRVNFGIRWHEIDPIYPFILLFNLLGIIKVGKQIVVTKQELEEVVEKSDSTVMEPF; encoded by the coding sequence ATGCCTGTTTTAATATTTTTTATAGCCCATTGGTATCTGTCCCTTTTTACACAAACCTTCTTTCATCACCGTTATTCGGCACATAAGGCATTCACAATGTCAAAATTTTGGGAAAAAGTTTTTTTTGTTTTAAGTTTAATTTTTCAGGGTTCTTCCTATTTAAGCCCTAAGGCCTATGGTATTATGCATAGAATGCATCATGCTTATGCTGATACAGAAAAAGATCCTCATTCTCCAATTTTTTCAAAAAACGTTTTTGAGATGATGTGGAAAACAAAGAAAATTTATCACGATATTTTCTACAACCGTCTTCAACTTGATAAACCTTTCACAGAGCGTGTTCCAGATTGGCCAGCTTTTGATAAATTCGCTGATTTTTGGCCAGTACGACTTTTTTGGGTTGCATTTTATATTGCATTTTATGTTGCCTTTGATGCTTCCTGGTGGATGTATTTAACACTTCTGCCCATTCAGTTTGTAATGGGGCCATTTCATGGTGCAATCATCAACTGGTTTGCACACAAAATCGGTTACATCAGTTATAAAGTTAGAAATACTTCAACCAATCTTTTGTTTTTCGACTTTTTGATGTTAGGGGAGAGTTACCACAATAACCATCATAAATTTCCAAGAAGAGTTAATTTCGGAATCAGATGGCATGAAATAGATCCAATTTATCCTTTTATCCTATTATTTAATTTGTTAGGAATCATTAAAGTTGGAAAACAAATTGTTGTAACCAAACAAGAACTTGAAGAAGTAGTGGAAAAATCTGATTCCACAGTTATGGAACCATTTTAA
- a CDS encoding cation:proton antiporter: MMLSVKFTTKVILALFFTILLFNLSIPLSVFASEVAQHSGEVLVHDDHGHGMEPLLFIIIALIIGAATSHFLKKSPLPFTVTLLIIGLVLGVANRNSLFEGYLDSISHAIRWAGNIDPHIILFVFLPTLIFEAAFAMDFHTFKKTSSNAVIMAGPGILLALFLTAALMMGLAYFGFGLQYWNWSIALMFGAVVSATDPVAVVALLKELGASKKLGTLIEGESLLNDGTAIVIFMVFFLALTGAASDTAPVIEFLRVAAGGIFVGLLLGWIAIAWIKKVFNNAMVEISIIIATAYLTFYIAEDFLHVSGVLGLVALGLMIGGVGKTRISPEVQHFLHEFWELAAFIANALIFIIVGIVVAERAVFTATDFLVLGILYIGIHVVRAIVIAIFYPAMKRLGYGLPIKDAYVLWYGALRGAIGLALALVVAGVDDKYISPEIKNQFLFYTAGIVVLTLLINATTIKFLVNSLGLTAIPPAKALMMLNAKQYLRNSSENALERLKKDRFLSRANWSIVSEYLPDAIPLNQEKIVIETIAELRRRVLQKEKSNYWKQFKEGILGPDGVVLLSDGINEVMDAGGLVPLSERKDLEELWHTPKMMSRIQKLPILGKMSERMFIDKLSVSYDCARGFVEAQEECLTLVESMVRSAGDDKDELKNLSMIESEINENRIHGLTFLRNLRKEYPEIYTAIATRQASRLVLNYELHTIERLLNKGQLESDEAKKMIHAVEARMKKLMDSPPAVYLPENNELLKNIPWLKDLDDATFNEVATEFQSRLFAIGDVITKEAKGGDGLFVIARGTAKVTVGSQLVDVVGAGAVIGEISFLTGKNRSALVKAESPVTALRISYASLSRIVNKSPKVEEMLWMIGGARMAGNLLGQTEPFNIWRAKQLKKLIEKGYIVSGQKEKNITMKNKIGVLLSDKAFDANNKEITAPSIINSDITLSPNARIFLATLEEQGTEEQ; the protein is encoded by the coding sequence ATGATGCTATCTGTAAAATTTACAACTAAAGTTATACTTGCCTTATTTTTTACAATCCTTTTATTTAACCTGTCAATTCCCTTAAGTGTTTTTGCCTCAGAAGTGGCACAACATTCAGGTGAAGTATTGGTACATGATGATCATGGTCATGGTATGGAACCACTTCTTTTCATAATAATAGCCTTAATAATTGGGGCAGCTACAAGTCATTTTCTTAAAAAAAGCCCTCTGCCCTTTACGGTTACATTACTTATTATCGGACTTGTGCTGGGTGTAGCCAACAGGAATTCTTTATTTGAAGGCTATCTTGATTCAATAAGCCATGCCATTCGTTGGGCGGGCAATATCGATCCACATATTATCCTTTTTGTTTTCCTGCCTACACTTATTTTCGAGGCCGCTTTTGCCATGGATTTTCATACTTTCAAGAAAACCTCAAGCAATGCAGTGATAATGGCCGGACCTGGTATTTTGCTTGCACTATTTTTAACCGCAGCCCTAATGATGGGTTTAGCTTATTTTGGTTTTGGCCTTCAATATTGGAACTGGTCAATAGCACTGATGTTTGGAGCTGTAGTAAGTGCCACTGACCCTGTGGCTGTAGTTGCCCTTCTTAAAGAACTCGGAGCAAGCAAGAAACTGGGAACATTAATTGAAGGCGAATCCCTTTTAAACGATGGTACTGCTATTGTGATTTTCATGGTGTTTTTTCTTGCCCTTACCGGTGCTGCCAGTGATACCGCCCCTGTTATTGAATTTTTAAGGGTTGCTGCCGGAGGTATTTTTGTCGGCCTGCTTTTAGGATGGATCGCCATTGCATGGATTAAAAAGGTTTTTAATAATGCCATGGTAGAAATCAGCATTATCATAGCCACTGCTTACCTGACTTTCTATATTGCTGAGGATTTTTTACATGTTTCAGGTGTATTGGGACTTGTTGCTCTTGGCCTTATGATTGGTGGTGTTGGAAAAACCCGTATTAGCCCTGAAGTTCAGCATTTTCTTCATGAGTTCTGGGAACTTGCTGCTTTTATTGCCAATGCCCTTATTTTTATTATTGTTGGAATAGTGGTTGCTGAAAGAGCAGTTTTTACCGCCACAGATTTCCTTGTTCTCGGAATTTTATACATAGGAATTCATGTTGTACGGGCAATTGTAATTGCTATTTTTTATCCGGCTATGAAACGCCTGGGTTACGGACTTCCCATTAAAGATGCCTATGTTTTGTGGTATGGTGCATTAAGAGGAGCAATAGGCCTTGCGCTTGCCCTTGTAGTTGCCGGGGTTGATGACAAGTATATTAGTCCTGAAATAAAAAATCAATTCTTGTTTTACACTGCCGGTATAGTGGTACTAACACTTTTGATTAATGCTACTACAATTAAATTTCTTGTGAATTCACTCGGGCTTACTGCAATACCACCGGCAAAAGCCCTTATGATGTTAAACGCAAAACAATATTTGAGAAACAGCTCAGAAAACGCTTTGGAACGGCTCAAAAAAGACCGCTTTTTAAGCAGGGCTAACTGGAGCATAGTGAGTGAATATCTTCCTGACGCAATTCCATTGAATCAGGAAAAAATAGTTATTGAAACAATTGCTGAACTAAGGAGAAGGGTGCTGCAAAAAGAAAAGAGTAATTATTGGAAACAGTTTAAAGAAGGTATACTTGGTCCTGATGGGGTTGTATTGCTTTCTGATGGTATAAATGAGGTAATGGATGCGGGTGGATTGGTTCCGCTATCTGAACGTAAAGACCTTGAGGAACTCTGGCACACGCCTAAAATGATGAGTAGGATTCAGAAACTTCCTATTCTTGGCAAAATGTCCGAGCGCATGTTCATCGATAAATTATCGGTAAGTTATGATTGTGCCAGGGGCTTTGTTGAGGCCCAGGAGGAATGCCTTACACTTGTTGAGAGCATGGTTAGAAGCGCTGGTGATGACAAGGATGAATTGAAAAATTTAAGCATGATTGAATCAGAGATAAATGAAAACCGTATTCACGGACTTACTTTTTTAAGAAATCTTAGAAAAGAATATCCTGAAATTTATACTGCAATTGCTACAAGGCAAGCAAGCCGCCTGGTTCTTAATTATGAACTGCATACAATAGAACGTTTATTAAATAAAGGACAACTGGAAAGTGATGAAGCCAAAAAAATGATCCATGCTGTTGAAGCCAGGATGAAAAAACTTATGGATTCTCCACCTGCTGTTTATCTGCCTGAAAATAACGAATTGCTCAAAAATATTCCATGGCTAAAAGATTTGGATGATGCCACTTTCAATGAAGTTGCAACAGAGTTTCAAAGCAGATTATTTGCAATTGGTGATGTAATTACCAAGGAAGCAAAAGGTGGTGACGGCTTATTTGTTATTGCAAGAGGAACAGCCAAAGTTACTGTTGGCAGTCAACTTGTTGATGTTGTTGGTGCTGGGGCTGTAATTGGCGAGATTTCTTTTCTCACTGGTAAAAACCGTTCTGCCCTGGTTAAGGCCGAATCACCTGTTACCGCTTTAAGAATTTCTTATGCAAGCCTTAGCCGGATAGTTAATAAATCCCCAAAAGTTGAAGAAATGCTCTGGATGATTGGTGGTGCAAGGATGGCAGGAAATTTATTGGGGCAAACTGAGCCATTTAATATTTGGAGGGCAAAACAATTAAAGAAGTTGATTGAAAAAGGCTATATTGTTTCAGGACAGAAAGAAAAAAACATCACTATGAAAAATAAAATTGGTGTGCTCTTATCAGATAAAGCTTTTGATGCGAACAACAAAGAAATTACAGCGCCCTCTATCATTAATTCTGATATAACTCTAAGCCCTAATGCCAGGATATTTTTAGCCACTTTAGAGGAACAGGGCACCGAGGAGCAATAA